The DNA segment AACTAGCAGAGAGTACGGCTTCTATTTCGAATCTCTCCCAGCTCCGTGAATATTAAATAGAAATTTATTCAATGTTGGTGGGCGGGGAGGGTCTTGAACCCTCGACCTACGGAGCGGTTAAAGCTTCTCCGCGTTGTAAGCGCGGCATCATAACCCCTAGACCACCCGCCCGACTAAGAATGATTATTTCAAAGCTGTACCTTTATTAAAATCTTTCCAGACATTTAATAAACCTCATCTAGCATATTGCATATTAAGGAGATGTCTTTATTACCCTCATAGCTTAAATTCATATGCCCTGGGAGAATATATTTGACATCCAGTTTTGATAAACGTTTAACCGACTCACTCAACTGGGATAAGCTACCTGAAGGTAGATCAACCCTTCCGAAAGATCCACCGGCGAAAACAGTATCGCCTGAAATTAACAGTTTCAAACGCTCTTCATAAAGGCAGATACTTCCCATAGTATGACCGGGTGTGTGAATTACTTTAAAATCGTAAGGTTTAACCTTTATTATCTGACCGTCTTTAAGCAGATTATCCACTATAACCGGTTTAAACGAGCCGCCGAACATATCTAAAAGTAGCATACGCCTATCCGCTGACTCAAGAAAAGGTGCTTCATTTTCAAAAACACTTATCTCCGGATTATAATCGTTTAGAAAACGATTTAAACCACCGCAGTGATCGAAGTGCACGTGAGATAAAATAATGTTAACTATTCTATTCGGGTTTAAACCCAACTTTTCCATCTTATTATAAATATAATCCATGTTGAAACCTGTTCCACAATCCACCATTATAAGCTCATCTTCCCCTATAATGTAACAATTCGAGTCATATAGAATGCCTTCAATTAAATAAATGTAATCTAAAACTTTCATAAATAAACCCCTTCTATAACAAAAATTTATATCAACTAAAAGTATATATTATTTTAACTTTTATCGGTGTGAGATAAATGGCTGAGGAAATAGAGAAGCTGGTCGCTAAAATAAAAAGCGGTGTAAATCTTCCTAATGTGAGAATCGGATTATTCGATATACAGGGACATGTATTATATTCATCTTTAGGTGAGAAAGCCTCGGAGTTAGCTTCAAAACTAACTAAAGGTGCTTTCGCAGCTTGGGATATAGGCGACTACCAAGTTAAACATTTAGATAAAGGGTGTCTTCTAGTCTCTAGAGTAACTGAAAAGCTAGCGCTTGCGATAGATTCCTTCGAAAGAGAAGGGATAGTAATAGTCACCATGGGGGCTTTAATGAAAAGATTCGCTGAAGACTTTGAAAAAATCGATAAACTATTACCTGGAAAACCGATAGCTGTCCCCTTATCTGAGGAGATACCGGTTGAAGTAAAAGAGAAACCTGTTGAGTCAATCCCTCCCCCTGCAGAGGTTAAACCTGAGCCTGTTCAGCAAATAGTTGAGAAACCGGCTAAACCTGCAACTACACCGTTGATTAATATAACCCCGGATCTTGTATTCGGTATATCACAAGCTAATATTAATAAAATCGAAATGGATCAGGTAATGCTATCATTAATAAGAGCCTTCGACGGCGTGAAACCTGTTTCAGAGGTTACCAAACTGGCTGGTGTAGACTATAATACAGCACTTCCGAGAATAATCAAACTTGTTGAAAACGGTGTGTTAACTGTTGTAACTAAACCTGAAGAAGATGATTTGACCTACCACCTTGTATATGAACTTGTGCCGCCTTATACAGTTGACAACGTGGCTGAAAAAGCC comes from the Candidatus Odinarchaeum yellowstonii genome and includes:
- a CDS encoding MBL fold metallo-hydrolase, giving the protein MKVLDYIYLIEGILYDSNCYIIGEDELIMVDCGTGFNMDYIYNKMEKLGLNPNRIVNIILSHVHFDHCGGLNRFLNDYNPEISVFENEAPFLESADRRMLLLDMFGGSFKPVIVDNLLKDGQIIKVKPYDFKVIHTPGHTMGSICLYEERLKLLISGDTVFAGGSFGRVDLPSGSLSQLSESVKRLSKLDVKYILPGHMNLSYEGNKDISLICNMLDEVY